The Myxococcota bacterium genome has a segment encoding these proteins:
- a CDS encoding long-chain fatty acid--CoA ligase, with amino-acid sequence MHLNLGTILQASEHEHPERVVLRLGDFTMTYAQLARAARGVARGLRERGVEPGDTVAVLIPNVPEFVIAYYGILYAGATVVPINVLAAAPEVAYFLRDASAKLLVAHPLFAAVGQAGAAEAGVECLVSSGEGDTLVGLAHGPECDDVALTESTATAVILYTSGTTGKPKGAELTHSNLFLNCAFVAPRLFPMQRGEMNALATLPLFHSFGQQCIMNASIAMGGSFSLLPRFEPGAAFEIIERDRINVFAGVPTMYFGLLHHEGGERFDVSSLRFCLTGGAPMPVEVLHEFEKRFGIPVQEGFGLSETSPVASFNVVDKPRKPGSIGYPVWGVEMCIMDDEGRQLPDGERGEICIRGHNVMKGYLGRPEATAESIRDGWFHSGDIGYRDEDGCYFIVDRKKDMILRGGFNVYPREVEEVLYAHPAVAEAAVIGVPHPTHGEEVKAFVAFAPGQSASEDEIVAWCKERLAAYKYPRIVRVIAEIPKGPSGKLLKRELRDLD; translated from the coding sequence ATGCACCTGAACCTCGGAACGATCCTGCAGGCGAGCGAGCACGAGCACCCCGAGCGCGTCGTGCTGCGGCTCGGCGACTTCACGATGACGTACGCGCAGCTCGCCCGCGCGGCGCGCGGCGTCGCGCGCGGGCTTCGCGAGCGCGGTGTCGAGCCGGGCGACACCGTCGCCGTCCTGATCCCGAACGTTCCCGAGTTCGTGATCGCCTACTACGGGATCCTGTACGCCGGCGCGACGGTGGTCCCGATCAACGTGCTCGCCGCCGCACCCGAGGTCGCGTACTTCCTGCGCGACGCGAGCGCGAAGCTGCTCGTCGCGCATCCGCTCTTCGCGGCGGTCGGGCAGGCCGGCGCCGCCGAGGCGGGCGTCGAGTGCCTCGTCTCGAGCGGCGAGGGCGACACGCTCGTCGGGCTCGCGCACGGCCCCGAGTGCGACGACGTCGCGCTCACCGAGTCCACGGCGACGGCGGTCATCCTCTACACGTCGGGGACGACCGGGAAGCCCAAGGGCGCGGAGCTCACGCACTCGAACCTGTTCCTCAACTGCGCGTTCGTCGCGCCGCGCCTGTTCCCGATGCAGCGCGGCGAGATGAACGCGCTCGCGACGCTCCCGCTGTTCCACTCCTTCGGGCAGCAGTGCATCATGAACGCGTCGATCGCGATGGGTGGCTCGTTCAGTCTGCTCCCCCGCTTCGAGCCCGGCGCCGCATTCGAGATCATCGAGCGCGATCGCATCAACGTCTTCGCGGGCGTTCCCACCATGTACTTCGGGTTGCTCCACCACGAGGGCGGCGAGCGCTTCGACGTCTCGTCGCTGCGCTTCTGCCTGACGGGCGGCGCGCCCATGCCGGTCGAGGTGCTGCACGAGTTCGAGAAGCGCTTCGGCATCCCCGTCCAGGAAGGGTTCGGCCTGTCGGAGACATCGCCGGTCGCGTCGTTCAACGTCGTCGACAAGCCGCGCAAGCCGGGCTCGATCGGCTACCCCGTCTGGGGCGTCGAGATGTGCATCATGGACGACGAGGGGCGGCAGCTCCCCGACGGCGAGCGCGGCGAGATCTGCATCCGCGGACACAACGTGATGAAGGGCTACCTCGGCCGGCCCGAGGCGACGGCCGAGAGCATCCGCGACGGCTGGTTCCACTCGGGCGACATCGGCTATCGCGACGAGGACGGTTGTTATTTCATCGTCGACCGCAAGAAGGACATGATCCTGCGCGGCGGCTTCAACGTGTATCCGCGCGAGGTGGAGGAGGTGCTCTACGCGCATCCCGCCGTCGCGGAGGCCGCCGTGATCGGCGTTCCCCACCCGACGCACGGCGAGGAGGTGAAGGCGTTCGTGGCCTTCGCGCCCGGGCAGAGCGCGAGCGAGGACGAGATCGTCGCGTGGTGCAAGGAGCGGCTCGCCGCGTACAAGTACCCGCGCATCGTGCGCGTGATCGCCGAGATCCCGAAGGGGCCGTCGGGCAAGCTGCTCAAGCGCGAGCTGCGCGACCTCGACTGA
- a CDS encoding ArsA family ATPase, whose translation MRLVLYTGKGGVGKTTTAAATAVCAARRGLRTLVVSVDPAHSLGDVLGARLGAAPSPVEARLLASEIDARRELDAHWSSVRDGIAALLRGRVADERVVEDLAILPGAEELATLIAVERLASREDFDLVVVDCAPAGAALRLVTLPDVAHGAVRLALRLVRAVAATRGALGSARAQEARVTATVARDLEQAFYVRLRALRRLLTSDATSVRLVTTPERIPIEEARRARTELSLFGLACDAIVLNRVAPDALAGEGCFRERLRAQAEHRRELGLQFAPLAVLEAPLAVEELVGPDALAAHAEALFASACPSARLASAPALRFESPRRRGARGPRRGAVCLPLPGARVETLEVAKVGGDLVVRAGDARRAIALPRALASLVVARASLARGELRVELEEPSRVEVDARADAFRAVVP comes from the coding sequence GTGAGACTCGTGCTCTACACGGGCAAGGGCGGCGTCGGCAAGACGACGACCGCGGCCGCGACGGCCGTGTGCGCGGCCCGCCGCGGGCTTCGCACGCTCGTCGTGTCCGTCGACCCCGCGCACAGCCTCGGCGACGTGCTGGGCGCGCGGCTCGGCGCCGCTCCTTCGCCCGTCGAGGCGCGGCTCCTCGCGTCGGAGATCGACGCGCGGCGCGAGCTCGACGCGCACTGGAGCTCCGTGCGCGACGGCATCGCCGCCCTGCTGCGAGGCCGCGTCGCCGACGAGCGGGTCGTCGAGGATCTCGCGATCCTCCCCGGCGCCGAGGAGCTCGCGACGCTGATCGCCGTCGAGAGGCTCGCGTCCCGCGAGGACTTCGACCTCGTGGTCGTCGACTGTGCGCCCGCCGGCGCTGCGCTCCGCCTCGTGACGCTTCCCGACGTCGCACACGGCGCCGTCCGGCTCGCGCTGCGGCTCGTGCGCGCGGTCGCGGCGACGCGCGGCGCGCTCGGGAGCGCCCGCGCGCAGGAAGCGCGCGTGACGGCGACGGTGGCGCGCGACCTCGAGCAGGCCTTCTACGTGCGGCTCCGCGCCCTTCGCCGCCTGCTGACGTCCGACGCGACGAGCGTGCGGCTCGTGACGACGCCCGAGCGGATTCCGATCGAGGAGGCGCGCCGCGCGCGCACCGAGCTGTCGCTCTTCGGGCTCGCCTGCGATGCCATCGTCCTGAACCGGGTCGCGCCGGACGCGCTCGCCGGGGAAGGCTGCTTCCGCGAGAGGCTGCGCGCGCAGGCCGAGCACCGCCGCGAGCTCGGCCTGCAGTTCGCACCGCTCGCGGTGCTCGAGGCTCCGCTCGCGGTCGAGGAGCTGGTCGGCCCGGACGCGCTCGCCGCGCACGCCGAGGCGCTCTTCGCGTCGGCCTGCCCGAGCGCGCGGCTCGCGAGCGCACCGGCCCTGCGCTTCGAGTCGCCGCGGCGCCGCGGCGCGCGCGGACCGCGACGCGGAGCCGTGTGCCTCCCGCTCCCGGGTGCGCGCGTCGAGACGCTCGAGGTGGCGAAGGTCGGCGGCGACCTCGTCGTCCGCGCGGGGGACGCGCGCCGCGCGATCGCCCTCCCGCGCGCGCTCGCATCACTCGTCGTGGCGCGCGCGTCGCTCGCGCGCGGCGAGCTGCGCGTCGAGCTCGAGGAGCCGTCGCGCGTCGAGGTCGATGCGCGCGCGGATGCGTTCCGCGCCGTCGTGCCCTGA